In the genome of Veillonellales bacterium, one region contains:
- the spoIIM gene encoding stage II sporulation protein M, which produces MLAYFRQNFASYFRANLVAYFFTILILIIGVVVGALAVKTLPAEQKTELISYLRIFFNGLIQNSNGIGDMSLALGTVLFNNAKTIALMWILGFTIVGIPFVLFILFIRGFIIGFTVGFLVNEYIMKGFLFALVSVLPHNFFAVPAILVTSVSATTFSLMLVKRKTHIKSNLLYESLAYSFLCALMLLLMIIAALVEVYISPVFMKLVAGLLVKG; this is translated from the coding sequence ATGCTAGCTTATTTTCGCCAAAATTTTGCTAGTTATTTTCGGGCAAATTTAGTGGCTTATTTTTTCACGATATTGATTCTAATTATTGGAGTGGTAGTGGGAGCACTGGCGGTTAAAACATTGCCGGCTGAACAAAAGACAGAGTTAATTAGTTATCTACGAATATTTTTTAACGGGTTAATTCAAAATTCCAACGGAATAGGTGATATGTCTTTGGCGCTGGGAACAGTACTATTTAATAACGCCAAAACGATTGCCCTCATGTGGATATTAGGCTTTACTATCGTAGGGATTCCTTTTGTTTTGTTTATTTTGTTTATCCGCGGATTTATTATTGGGTTTACCGTCGGCTTTCTGGTCAATGAGTATATCATGAAAGGGTTTTTATTTGCCCTAGTTTCTGTTTTGCCGCATAATTTTTTTGCCGTTCCGGCTATATTGGTAACAAGTGTTTCTGCTACTACATTTTCTCTTATGTTAGTTAAGCGTAAAACTCATATAAAAAGTAACTTGCTGTATGAATCTTTGGCATATTCGTTTTTATGCGCACTAATGCTGCTGCTAATGATTATCGCTGCATTAGTGGAGGTATACATTTCCCCGGTATTTATGAAATTGGTCGCCGGTTTACTCGTAAAAGGATAA
- a CDS encoding NUDIX hydrolase yields the protein MDGLTEKFIRSNSIFNGKILNLVCDTVQLPNGKEATREVVHHPGAVAVVPILEDGCIVLVRQYRYPIGKILLEIPAGKLEPEEDPDECARRELKEETGYIAGTIKKLTAIYTTPGFSNEVIHLYLALNMKLAEVCPDEDEFIKVETYSRSKIKAMIHDGLITDAKTILGLLMAGL from the coding sequence TTGGATGGATTAACAGAAAAATTTATACGTTCAAACAGCATATTTAATGGTAAAATTTTAAATCTTGTTTGTGATACTGTTCAACTTCCTAACGGCAAAGAAGCTACGCGTGAGGTGGTGCATCATCCAGGTGCTGTTGCCGTTGTTCCGATATTAGAGGACGGCTGTATAGTGCTTGTAAGGCAATACCGCTATCCTATTGGTAAAATTTTATTGGAAATTCCAGCCGGAAAGCTGGAACCGGAAGAAGATCCTGATGAGTGCGCCCGGAGAGAACTAAAGGAAGAAACGGGATATATTGCCGGCACTATTAAAAAATTAACCGCTATTTATACCACACCGGGCTTTAGTAATGAGGTGATTCATCTATATTTGGCGTTAAATATGAAATTGGCTGAAGTATGTCCCGATGAAGATGAATTTATTAAGGTGGAAACATATTCACGCAGTAAAATTAAGGCGATGATTCATGATGGGCTCATTACGGATGCAAAAACAATACTAGGTCTGCTAATGGCAGGTTTATGA
- the spo0A gene encoding sporulation transcription factor Spo0A — protein MKDTIKLAIADDNREFVGIMQEYLMQQADIDLVGTAFNGEEIVTIIEEKQPDVVILDIIMPHLDGIGVLERVNVMGGKRPKVIMLTAFGQESITQRVVELGADYYILKPFNMDVLVSRIRQLANTITSQRPMVAQAIKARPVDVEVTNIIREIGIPAHIKGYQYLRDAILMIIAEIELLGAVTKVLYPMIAEKYSTTPSRVERAIRHAIEVAWSRGNMEMINRIFGYTIKLEKGKPTNSEFMAMIADKLRMEMRA, from the coding sequence ATGAAAGATACAATTAAATTGGCAATTGCCGATGACAATCGCGAGTTCGTAGGGATTATGCAGGAATATCTTATGCAGCAAGCCGATATTGATTTGGTCGGAACTGCCTTCAACGGAGAAGAAATTGTTACTATTATTGAGGAAAAACAGCCTGATGTTGTAATTTTGGATATTATTATGCCCCATCTTGACGGAATTGGCGTATTGGAACGGGTTAATGTTATGGGCGGTAAAAGACCTAAAGTTATTATGTTAACCGCATTTGGCCAAGAGAGCATTACCCAGCGGGTTGTGGAATTAGGTGCTGATTATTATATTTTAAAACCTTTCAATATGGATGTTTTAGTCAGCCGAATTCGACAGCTGGCAAACACCATTACATCCCAGCGGCCGATGGTGGCTCAAGCAATAAAAGCTCGTCCAGTGGATGTAGAAGTAACCAATATCATTCGGGAAATCGGAATTCCCGCTCATATTAAAGGCTATCAATATTTACGGGATGCTATTCTGATGATTATTGCCGAAATCGAATTGCTGGGGGCCGTGACCAAAGTATTGTATCCGATGATCGCCGAAAAGTATTCAACGACGCCAAGCCGGGTGGAACGCGCAATTCGTCATGCGATTGAGGTTGCTTGGAGTCGCGGTAACATGGAAATGATCAACCGGATATTTGGTTATACAATAAAATTGGAGAAGGGCAAGCCTACCAATTCTGAGTTTATGGCCATGATTGCCGATAAACTTAGAATGGAGATGCGTGCGTGA
- the spoIVB gene encoding SpoIVB peptidase, which yields MASINRRSFSGIFIAILIIAFCLSPQFRHIYSLPPHMRIMEGESALFTVSLPLTVTMSHPDHEQSIRLQSYTPASVLSRPVALEPVKIGKAIVEFKLLGLVPIRTVEVDVIPPITLIPGGHSIGVMLHSHGVIVVGNSPVQMADGQYATPAKNAGINIGDVILSINGTPVQSDGQVAEIIDSSGKDNRSLDLLLKRGEDQVHITLAPVLCNDTKRFRIGLFVRDSAAGVGTLTFYEPKSRTYGALGHIITDSDTNQPIDCDQGKIVLATVSGIQQGKRGQPGEKIGMFIEEDQLVGDIKKNTPFGIYGQLSNNLSNGLYSEGIPIASMNQVQTGAAEMLTVVDGQKIESFAIEIQKINLQDIPEGKGMVIKITDSRLMEKTGGIVQGMSGSPIIQNGKIIGAVTHVFVHDPTKGYGCFIDWMLMESGIIPKKEKQTAKKLFAVSSCLFLEKAG from the coding sequence ATGGCAAGCATTAACCGGCGATCCTTTAGCGGAATTTTTATTGCGATACTCATTATTGCATTTTGTCTTTCACCACAGTTTCGCCATATTTATAGCTTGCCGCCTCACATGCGTATTATGGAGGGTGAGTCGGCTTTATTTACGGTAAGCCTTCCTTTAACGGTTACTATGAGTCATCCGGATCATGAGCAAAGCATACGCCTACAGTCCTATACGCCTGCTTCTGTTTTATCCCGGCCGGTAGCTTTGGAACCTGTTAAAATTGGCAAGGCTATCGTTGAATTTAAATTATTGGGGCTAGTGCCGATTCGTACTGTAGAAGTAGACGTTATTCCGCCAATTACTCTAATTCCCGGCGGGCATTCCATTGGTGTAATGCTTCATTCCCACGGAGTTATCGTGGTTGGCAATTCACCGGTACAAATGGCAGACGGACAATATGCAACACCGGCAAAAAATGCCGGGATCAATATCGGCGACGTGATTCTCAGTATCAACGGAACCCCGGTTCAAAGTGACGGTCAGGTCGCTGAAATTATTGACTCCAGTGGTAAAGATAACCGTTCTCTGGATTTATTATTGAAACGGGGCGAAGACCAGGTTCATATTACTTTGGCTCCGGTTTTGTGTAATGACACTAAACGTTTCAGGATTGGGCTATTCGTAAGAGACAGCGCAGCGGGAGTTGGAACACTGACTTTTTATGAGCCTAAATCAAGAACATATGGCGCCTTAGGGCATATTATTACCGATAGTGATACAAACCAACCCATCGATTGCGACCAGGGTAAAATTGTATTGGCAACTGTATCCGGAATTCAGCAAGGAAAACGTGGACAACCGGGTGAAAAAATTGGTATGTTTATTGAAGAAGATCAGTTAGTAGGCGATATCAAAAAAAACACTCCCTTTGGTATATACGGTCAGTTAAGTAATAATCTGTCAAATGGATTGTATTCGGAAGGTATTCCTATTGCGTCGATGAACCAGGTTCAGACAGGAGCCGCAGAGATGTTAACTGTTGTTGATGGACAGAAAATAGAGAGCTTTGCCATTGAAATTCAAAAAATTAATTTGCAGGATATTCCCGAAGGGAAAGGAATGGTCATAAAAATAACGGATTCCCGGTTGATGGAAAAGACAGGCGGTATTGTACAAGGAATGAGCGGCAGCCCTATAATTCAAAATGGAAAAATTATTGGCGCCGTTACTCATGTGTTTGTCCATGATCCGACGAAAGGCTATGGGTGTTTTATTGATTGGATGCTTATGGAAAGCGGAATTATTCCGAAAAAAGAAAAACAAACAGCCAAAAAACTTTTTGCAGTTTCTAGCTGTTTGTTTTTGGAAAAAGCAGGATAA